The DNA region CACCCGATCGCCAACCCGGAACTTCGTTACCCCAGGACCCACCGCCACAACATCCCCAGCAATCTCATGCCCAATGATTTGAGGAAACCGGACCCGGGGATTTCCGAAGTGGAAGATGCGGATATCAGAACCACAGACTGAGCACGCCCGGACACGAACAAGGACCTCGCCTTCCTTGGGAGAGGGATCGGGAACTTCCCGGACCACGAGGCGATTGAAATCTTCAAGGACCGCAGCGCGCATACGGTACTCCCTTCTTCAGAAACTCTCGATTCTTCCCTCAACCTGGGTGCCATTGCTCAGAACGTCAGACACCGGACACCGCTTCTTGACCTCATCAAGGAGCGCCTTGAGCTCTTCAGGCGAGAGCTTACCGCTCACCTTCATCACGAAGCGAATTGCCAGGAATCCGGGACGGACAAGGTCGTACTGCCCCATAAAGCCCCGGGGATCGAGATCGCCTTCTGCCTCAATGGCAATCTTTTCCACCGGAAGGTTTTTCTCCCGGGCCACGACAGCCGTCACAATTCCCAGGCACCCGATGAGGGCCGCAAGGAGTCCCTCAACAGGATTAGGAGCCGAGTCCTTTCCCCCAAGAGACGGAGGTTCGTCAAAGCTCAGGGAGAAGTTCCGGACCTTGGTGTCAATGCGCAGACCTTCAACCCATTCACCGGAAGCACGAAAAGTCAAAACGCCCATTGTGTTGACCTCCTTTCATTTACGCTCGAGGCATGCAGAGAATCTCTCGCACCTTCAGATTGAAGAAGGAATTCTGGTGGCACGCTCGCAGAAGAAGGGCTGTATCCACACCCTTTGCCTTCCCCCCAAGGGCAATAACGTCCTCTGTGGTGGGAATGGCGCCTGCGTCGGCAGCCATAATGGCGACCTCAACCGCCACCTTAAACCCTTCCGATATGCGGCGGAAGCTCTCCGCGATGATTTCGGGAAGACTCAAACCCCCAAAGCGCTGCCGGAATGACCGGGAAATCCCGCTCAGGGCATGAGACCCCTGCACAACCACCATGCCCATGGACTCAAGGATCACCCGGCGCTCTGGGGGAAGAGAAACCTCGTCCCCTCCCGAGAATCCCGCATGGTACGTGCAAACCACAATTTTCCCCTGGTACCCTTCGCGCCGCGCCATCTCCCCGAGGCGAAGGGCCGTTTCCCCGGAACTTGAGGCCACCACGATGTGGTTGATGCTTCCTTCTTTTGCCCTGCGCAGGGCACAGGCAAGGGCCAAATCGGTATTCTGGGGCCCAGGAGCATCAAAGTACATAATGACCCTCTCTTCCACTTCCCTCACCCCCTACTGGTGGAGCTCAAGCATTTCCCCGGTTTCCATGTAGTAGATACGCTCGGTGATGTTCGTGATGTGGTCGCCAATGCGCTCGAGGTACCGGGCAATCATGAGTACCCAAATGGCCTGGCGGGCAACCCGGGGGTCGGCCTCGATGCTCCGTACCACGTTCTCGTGAATGGTTCGGTAGAGTGCGTCCACCTGGGCATCGGCATCGACGACTTTCTGGACGATGCCCAAGTCTCTTCGCAGGAAAGCGGTAATGGCTTCCTCAAGCATGTGGATGACGATTTCCGCCATTTTCGGAACTTCCACAAAGGGTGGGAACACTGGATTCTCAGCAAGACGAATGCTGAACTTGGCGATGTCGATGGAATAGTCCCCAATCCGTTCCACGTCGGTGATAATCTTGAGAATCGCCGCGATGATACGGAGGTCCTTTGCCACCGGTTGCTGGAGGGCAATCATCCGGAGGCACTTCTCCTCGATTTTGAAGTTGTAGTCGTCCACAACGTCATCCAGGGCGATGACTTCCCGAGCTTTCTCCACATTCTGCTCCTTCAAAGACTCCACCGCCATCTGGAGCATTTTCTCGGCCGCATGAGTCATGCTGACCAGGTCCTCCTGGAGCTCGGTGAGCTGTCGGACGAAATGTTCTCGCAGAATCTCCATACCCAGCCTCCCAAGGAGTTTGCCAATATTAAATCAAATGTCGAGGAGTTTCGCCACCTTTTTCTCGAGGTCGCAAAGGGCAACGGTGGGCCGCCCGCTCAAAAGGCCGCAGACCTCCCCCGGGTTCACAAGGATCGTCTTCCCCTCTTCTTTGATGATTGCCTCATGGGTGTGCCCGTACACCACAAGGTCATAGTGGCCGCTGGCAAAAGCAAGCTTTGCCAGCTGGTAGAAGTGGGAGACGAAAATTCGGTATCCTCTCTCTTCGAGTTCAAGAAAGGGAGCTTTGATCCTTCCTTCTGACTTCTGGAAGATGCCGAGAATCTCCCCATCGTTGTTGCCGAGAACCCCCCACCAGGGAATAGAGAGCTCCGCAAGAACGGCAACCGAGAAGGGGGCCACGTAGTCCCCGGCATGGAGAATGAGTTCTGCCCCCTCCTTCTGCAGAACCTCCAAAGCCTTTCTCAGGAGGGGAAGGTGATCGTGGCTGTCTGAGAGTACCCCAACCTTCATGGTTCCACCCCCTTAGAACTTCTCCCAGTGGAGGACTTCTCGGAGTTCTCGCTTGAAGGCATGGCCCCGTGGCACATCGGCAGGATACCCTATGGCCACAAGGCTCACGAGACGATACCCTTCCGGAACTCCAAGGAGGCGGCGGACATCCTCCGCATAGGCTTTCTTGTCTCCCGCAACCCAGCACGATCCAAGGCCGAGCGCCCAGGCGGCAAGAAGGATGTTCTCGGTTGCCGCACACCCATCCTCGAGGTAGTACTTCGTGTCCTTGCAGAACACCGCCACAAGAACCGGAGCTTCCCGGATGAACTTTCCGTAATCGGTGAGTCGTGCTATTTCCTCGCGCTTTTTTGCGTCCGTCACCACCACAAATTCCCAGGGCTGTAGGTTATTCGCCGAAGGAGCAAGACGGGCGCAGTCGATAATGGTCTCAATTTTCTCCCGTTCCACCGGTTGCGCCTTGAACCGCCGAATTGACCGGTGGGTCCTCAGTGCTTCCAGAGCATCCATCGTCTCTCCTCCCCTCCGCTGAGCAATCGTAACTGCTCGTACATTTTTCTCTTCTCTGAGATTCCGACCTTCATCCGCTCCACCACCTGACCCAGGAAGTCGATGGTGGCATCGTAGGTCCTTCGGTCCACCGGAAAGGGCGTGCCATCCTTCCCTCCATGGGCAAAGGAAAAGCTCACCGGATCGGTGTAACTTGGAGGTGTCCCAAGGACAATTTCTGCAGTCAGCACAAGGGCTCGCAGGGTTTTCTCGCCCACTCCTGGAGCCCCAAGGACCTCAAGGAACTGGGAGGGTTTCTTCTCGCACACTGCGGCAACGGTTTTCTCAATTCGGGAAAGGTCGAAATCCCCTGCTTCTATGCCATGACGTTTCGGGAGAACAAGGTGGCGCAAGGTGCTTTCCATGTACCGCCGGACAACAGGAAATCCCTCCCGGAGCATGGCTACAATCCCCTCCTGGCAGGGTTTGCTCTCCCGAGCCACAAGATTGAGAACCTCCCGCTCCCGAATGCCACAGATGCCGCTGTGGGGCTCACAGGCAAAGTCCAAAACCCGTTCCCCCAACCAGTGGTACCGCCGGGCAAAATGCGTTGCGGGATTCATCCCCTGCTGGACGACCGACCAATTGCCTGAGGCGGTGAAGAAAAAGGCGTGGTGGTAAAGGGTGTACCCATCCTGGATGGCGGTGTTGTCTATTTTGGCGCTGAGGCGGCTACAGGTTACCAAAGCCTCTCCAAAGGAGAGCGAATCCCGGTCGCTGTGGCGAAGAATCTCCTCCGGGGTCTTCTGCGATGTGCCACCCTTTCCTCCGCAGATGTAGAGGCCTAAATCCCGCTCTTTCCCCCGGACAGCCTCTTTCAGCGCCCCGCAGAGGGTTGTGGTGAGGCCACTCGAGTGCCAATCAAACCCCAAAAGACACCCCAAGGACTGGAAGAAAACGGGGTCCGCGATGCGACGGAGGAACTCCTCAGGACCAAAGAGTGCTACAATAGCCTCAATGATGTGTCCACCGAGTCTTTTCATGCGCTCGAAAAGCCATGGAGGGCACTGTCCTCCATGGAGGGGCAAATCGGCAAAGCCACTCCGCCTCATAGCTTGTACCCGATTCTACTCCCTTCGTCTTGAGCCCATCGATCACCCCAAGGACCCCTCTCCCTTGCCCGGTCTCAGCAAGGATGACTTCAATAGGGTTCGCACTGGCACAGAAAATGCGGCAGACCTCAGGAACCATCTTCACCGCGTTGAGGACATTGATTGGGTACCCATCTTTCAGGAAAATAATGAACACGTGTCCTGCAGAAAGGAGAAGAGCGTTTTTCCTTGCAAGCTCCACAAGTTCCTCGTCGTTGCCACTGTAGCGAACAAGGCAGGGGCCCGAGGACTCGCAGAAAGCAAGGCCAAACTTCAGCGTCGGCGAAGATGTGGCAAGGACTTCGTGGAGGTCCTCAACAGTTTTAATGAAATGTGCCTGTCCGAGAATGACGTTATACCCCTTTGGGTTCTCGAGAGCCACGACCTTGAGTTCCATAGGCATCCCTCCTCACAAAGATTTTCCGAAGCTCAAAGCCGATGAAGGAAAGAAGAGAAAAGGCCAGGGCGAACATCCACTGAGGAAAGGTCAAGAAATGGGTATCGAAAACCTTCCGAAGGAAAGGGACGAAAACACTTCCCAGAATAACCACAAGAGAAATGCCGCAGGCTTCAAGGAGGAAAAGGTTCGTCCGAGGGTCGACCCTCCAGGCATTCAGGCGCTCCGAGCGGAAGCTGTACGCCCGCCAGAGTTCCCCAAGGCTCAGGGTGACAAAGGCCACAGTTCGCGCCGTATGGAGCCCCCAGAGACGCAGGCCAAAGAGAAAGGCCAGAACAACCGCCAGGGTGATGAGGGAAGCCCCAAAGAGGATGGTCCGCATGTAGAAGGGGGTGATAATGCCCTCCTGAGGGTGGCGGGGACGACGGAGCATGAGATCAGGCTCTGGTGCTTCCATCCCCAAAGCCAGAGCCGGAAGCCCATCGGTAACGAGGTTCACAAGGAGAATCTGCACCGGGACAAGGGGCCGCGCCAATCCAAGGAGAATCGGTACAAACACCGCACCGATTTCCCCGAGGTTGCAGGAGAGAAGGTACACCACGAATTTGCGGATGTTGTCGAAGATGACCCTTCCTTCCCGTATTGCCCGCACGATGGTGGCGAAGTTATCGTCGGCAAGAACCATATCGGCAACCTCTTTGGTTACATCTGTCCCCGTGATCCCCATGGCGATACCGATATCGGCTTTTTTTAAGGCCGGTGCATCGTTCACTCCGTCCCCAGTCATCGCCACCACTTCACCGCTTTCCTGGAGGGCCTCAACGATGCGGAGCTTCTGCTCCGGCCAGACCCGGGCAAAAACCCGAATCTTTTTGACCCGCTTTTTGAGCTCTTCCTGAGAAATGCGCTCGAGATCTTGTCCGGTGAGAACCTCATCCCCCGGCTCAAGCATCCCGAGTTCCCTTGCGATAGCCGAAGCAGTGAGGGCGCTGTCACCGGTAATCATGACCGTTGTGATACCGGCTCTTTTGGCCTCCGCAAGGGCTCCGTAGACCTCTTTCCGTGGAGGGTCCATCATGCCAAGAAGCCCCACAAAGACAAGATCCCTCTCCACCTCTTCAGAAAGGGTTCCATCAGGGAGCACCCGGAAGGCGAAGGCGAGCACCCGCAGGGCCTCCTGCGCCATGGCTTCCTGCTCTTGGCGAATTCGCTTTTTCTCCTCTTCCCCAAGGGGGAGGATTTGCCCTCCTACCTCGTAGAACGAGCACCGCTCAAGGAGAATCTCCGGAGCCCCCTTGGTGAAGAGAACGTGCTGTCCATCTATAGAGTGGAGAGTGGACATCCGTTTCCGTTGCGAGTCGAAGGGAATCTCGTCACGGCGCGGGTACATGGTGCGCCACTTCTGCCAGGGAAACCCTTGCTCTCTGGCGTACGCAAGGAGAGCAATCTCGGTGGGGTCTCCGGAACGCTCGTTGTCCCCCTCCCCAAGGAAGGCATCGTTGCAGAGGGTGGCAATCGCAAGAAGGCGCTCCATACTGCCCTCTCCAAAGGTCCAAGCCCTTCGAACGGCCATGCGGTTTTCCGTCAGGGTTCCCGTTTTGTCCGTACAGATGTACGTCGTGCACCCCAAGGTCTCAACTGCCGGAAGTCTTCGAACGATGGCGTTGTGCTTGCTCATCCGAAAGACCCCCAAAGCGAGCACCACCGTCACAACCGCCGGCAACCCTTCGGGAATCGCCGCCACTGCAAGGCTCACCGCCGTCATGAACATCTCAAAGGGCGGCTCACCCCGAACAAAGCCGATGAGGAAAACAAAAGCGCAAATCCCTATGGTGAGGAATCCAAGGAGCTTCCCCAATCCAGCCAGGCGCTTC from Candidatus Caldatribacterium sp. includes:
- a CDS encoding DUF763 domain-containing protein, with the protein product MRRSGFADLPLHGGQCPPWLFERMKRLGGHIIEAIVALFGPEEFLRRIADPVFFQSLGCLLGFDWHSSGLTTTLCGALKEAVRGKERDLGLYICGGKGGTSQKTPEEILRHSDRDSLSFGEALVTCSRLSAKIDNTAIQDGYTLYHHAFFFTASGNWSVVQQGMNPATHFARRYHWLGERVLDFACEPHSGICGIREREVLNLVARESKPCQEGIVAMLREGFPVVRRYMESTLRHLVLPKRHGIEAGDFDLSRIEKTVAAVCEKKPSQFLEVLGAPGVGEKTLRALVLTAEIVLGTPPSYTDPVSFSFAHGGKDGTPFPVDRRTYDATIDFLGQVVERMKVGISEKRKMYEQLRLLSGGEERRWMLWKH
- a CDS encoding metallophosphoesterase, which translates into the protein MKVGVLSDSHDHLPLLRKALEVLQKEGAELILHAGDYVAPFSVAVLAELSIPWWGVLGNNDGEILGIFQKSEGRIKAPFLELEERGYRIFVSHFYQLAKLAFASGHYDLVVYGHTHEAIIKEEGKTILVNPGEVCGLLSGRPTVALCDLEKKVAKLLDI
- a CDS encoding nitroreductase family protein produces the protein MDALEALRTHRSIRRFKAQPVEREKIETIIDCARLAPSANNLQPWEFVVVTDAKKREEIARLTDYGKFIREAPVLVAVFCKDTKYYLEDGCAATENILLAAWALGLGSCWVAGDKKAYAEDVRRLLGVPEGYRLVSLVAIGYPADVPRGHAFKRELREVLHWEKF
- a CDS encoding OsmC family protein yields the protein MGVLTFRASGEWVEGLRIDTKVRNFSLSFDEPPSLGGKDSAPNPVEGLLAALIGCLGIVTAVVAREKNLPVEKIAIEAEGDLDPRGFMGQYDLVRPGFLAIRFVMKVSGKLSPEELKALLDEVKKRCPVSDVLSNGTQVEGRIESF
- the phoU gene encoding phosphate signaling complex protein PhoU yields the protein MEILREHFVRQLTELQEDLVSMTHAAEKMLQMAVESLKEQNVEKAREVIALDDVVDDYNFKIEEKCLRMIALQQPVAKDLRIIAAILKIITDVERIGDYSIDIAKFSIRLAENPVFPPFVEVPKMAEIVIHMLEEAITAFLRRDLGIVQKVVDADAQVDALYRTIHENVVRSIEADPRVARQAIWVLMIARYLERIGDHITNITERIYYMETGEMLELHQ
- a CDS encoding calcium-translocating P-type ATPase, PMCA-type, encoding MKWHALSAQEVASSLGTDLVSGLSQEEAERRLRTYGPNVLAEKKKKGIVAMFFEQFRDFLVLILLGAAAISLILGETTDALVIIAILVVNACLGVFQEYRAGKALEALRRMSIPECEVIRSGTPKRLRTELLVPGDIVVLHEGDIVPADLRLFEAKALRIDEASLTGESVPVEKDPQVLPEDAPLPERVNMAFAGTVVTYGRGKGIVVATGMEREIGRIASLLEEEEETVTPLQKRLAGLGKLLGFLTIGICAFVFLIGFVRGEPPFEMFMTAVSLAVAAIPEGLPAVVTVVLALGVFRMSKHNAIVRRLPAVETLGCTTYICTDKTGTLTENRMAVRRAWTFGEGSMERLLAIATLCNDAFLGEGDNERSGDPTEIALLAYAREQGFPWQKWRTMYPRRDEIPFDSQRKRMSTLHSIDGQHVLFTKGAPEILLERCSFYEVGGQILPLGEEEKKRIRQEQEAMAQEALRVLAFAFRVLPDGTLSEEVERDLVFVGLLGMMDPPRKEVYGALAEAKRAGITTVMITGDSALTASAIARELGMLEPGDEVLTGQDLERISQEELKKRVKKIRVFARVWPEQKLRIVEALQESGEVVAMTGDGVNDAPALKKADIGIAMGITGTDVTKEVADMVLADDNFATIVRAIREGRVIFDNIRKFVVYLLSCNLGEIGAVFVPILLGLARPLVPVQILLVNLVTDGLPALALGMEAPEPDLMLRRPRHPQEGIITPFYMRTILFGASLITLAVVLAFLFGLRLWGLHTARTVAFVTLSLGELWRAYSFRSERLNAWRVDPRTNLFLLEACGISLVVILGSVFVPFLRKVFDTHFLTFPQWMFALAFSLLSFIGFELRKIFVRRDAYGTQGRGSREPKGV